A single genomic interval of Actinomycetota bacterium harbors:
- a CDS encoding SRPBCC domain-containing protein, whose protein sequence is MEIRDSIVINAPVEQVWEVFSDIGSYPEWNPFITSFQGRLGQSEKVLVKMDMGPFVMPITPVLTVVQPPNELSWVVEQGSSFLYNVERHFRLDPLGGSQTHFVQSETAAGFLSPVISAFLFVPVVKGYRAFNQALKARVEERLRD, encoded by the coding sequence ATGGAGATCCGCGACTCGATTGTCATCAACGCTCCGGTGGAGCAGGTGTGGGAGGTCTTCTCCGACATCGGCTCCTACCCGGAGTGGAACCCGTTCATAACGAGCTTCCAGGGCAGGCTCGGCCAGTCGGAGAAGGTGCTCGTGAAGATGGACATGGGGCCGTTCGTCATGCCCATCACTCCCGTTCTGACCGTGGTCCAGCCGCCCAACGAGCTCAGCTGGGTGGTGGAACAGGGATCGTCGTTCCTCTACAACGTCGAGCGGCACTTCCGGCTCGACCCTCTGGGCGGGAGCCAGACCCACTTCGTGCAGTCGGAGACGGCGGCCGGGTTCCTCTCGCCGGTGATCTCAGCGTTCCTATTCGTACCGGTGGTCAAGGGATACCGGGCATTCAACCAGGCTCTGAAGGCGAGAGTCGAAGAAAGGCTGCGTGACTAG